The genomic DNA CGCGAGCACACCGCCCACGCTCCAGGCCGTGAAGAAGGACCCGAAGACGCTACGGCCGTAGGCGCGTTCGATCGCGGCGGCCCGCGTATTGATCCCGACGTCGAGGCCACCGGCGGCGAGGCCGAAGAGGACGTACGCGCAGATGACGGTCTGCGGGCCAGGGGCCCAGCCGATCAGCGTGAGGGCGACGGCGGCCGTGAGCAGGGCCCCGCGCACCGTGGCGACGGGGCCGGCGACGCGGACCGCGGCCAGCGCCAGGAAGCTGCCGACGCCCGCCGTCAGGGCCACTCCGACCAGCGTGCCGGTGGTCAGGAGCGGGGACAGCCCGAGGTGTTCGGTGACGGCGGGGACGGTTGTGTACACGGCGGCGACGGACATACCCTGCGCGGCGAACGCGAGGGTCGTCGCCCTTCGGGCACCGGCCCGGTCGGCGGAGCGCCCGACCCGGGCCCGGTCCGGAGTACTGACTGACATGCACAGACCGTAGTCAGCCGTGACGGGGCGGACGCAGGACGTCGGGGGCCGTTGAGGGGACTTCGGCGGCCAGCGCGGGCGACCGGTGCCGCCCGCATGCTTACGGTGGTCGCCCACGAGGAGGTGACCGCGATGATTCCTGCCCCCGCCCCGGCCGACCCGCCCGGGACCAGCCGCAGCACGTCCGCGACGATCCAGCCGAACATCCTGCGCTATCTCGTCATCGTCGCCGACGCACGCGGCATCGACCTACGGCCTCTGCTCAGCGAGGTCGGCCTGGACGAGACGCTCATGCGCTCCGCCGCGCTACGGGTGTCGTACCGGCAGGGCAGCGCGGTGATCCGGCGCGCGGTGGAACTCACCGGGGACGAGCGGCTGGGTCTGCGGGTCGGCGCGGCGCAGCACCTGACCGCGTGGGGCCTGCTCGGCTTCGCGCTGCTGGCCGACGACACGCTTCGGCACGCCATCGAGACCGGCGTGAACTACCAGAACCTCTCCGGCGCGATGACCGTGTGGTCGACCGGACTCGGCGAGGACGGCGCCTTCGTCCTGCGCGCCGACCTGCCCGACCCCGCCGTCGACCCGAGCGTGGCGTCCTTCCTGATCGAGGAGGGCTTCGCCTCCGTGATCACCCTGTCCCGGCTGGCCGTCGGCCCGGACTTCGCCCCGCGCGTGGTCGAGTTCTCCGCGCCGCCACCCCGCCAACGCGAGCTGTACGGCGCCCTGTTGGGCTGCCCGGTCCGCTTCCGGGCCCCGGCCGACCGCATCGTCATCGACCCCGCGTGGGCCCGCGCCCGGATGCCCGGCCGGGACCCGGTGACGTACGCCTCGACCCTGGAGACCCTCGACGCCCAACTGGCCTCCCGCACCGACCAGCAGGATCTCCTCGAAGTGCTGGAGGTGTCCGTCGCGCAGAGCCTCCCGGTCATCCCGTCCTTCGGCGAGCAGGCCCGACGGCACGCGACGAGCGAGCGGACCCTGCGCCGCAGACTCGCCGACTGCGGCACGACGTACGAGGCACTGGCCGAGGGCGTACGCCGGGAACGCGTCGAACAACTGCTGCTGCGCCCGGAGTTGACCCTGCGGGAGATCGCCCGCAGCGCCGGATTCTCCGACGAACGGGCCCTGCGCCGCGCGGTGCGCCGCTGGCACGGCGCCTCACCGGTCCAGTTGCGGGAGCGCCTCCTCGGAGCGGCGGGGCACCGCGAGTG from Streptomyces sp. NBC_01478 includes the following:
- a CDS encoding AraC family transcriptional regulator; this translates as MIPAPAPADPPGTSRSTSATIQPNILRYLVIVADARGIDLRPLLSEVGLDETLMRSAALRVSYRQGSAVIRRAVELTGDERLGLRVGAAQHLTAWGLLGFALLADDTLRHAIETGVNYQNLSGAMTVWSTGLGEDGAFVLRADLPDPAVDPSVASFLIEEGFASVITLSRLAVGPDFAPRVVEFSAPPPRQRELYGALLGCPVRFRAPADRIVIDPAWARARMPGRDPVTYASTLETLDAQLASRTDQQDLLEVLEVSVAQSLPVIPSFGEQARRHATSERTLRRRLADCGTTYEALAEGVRRERVEQLLLRPELTLREIARSAGFSDERALRRAVRRWHGASPVQLRERLLGAAGHRE